In Embleya scabrispora, the DNA window CGCCGGTTCGTGGCGGCTTCGTCGAGATCACAGGGAGCAACCGGAATGGGTTCGGTTCGCGTAGCCATCGTCGGCGTGGGCAACTGCGCCGCTTCGCTGGTGCAGGGCGTCGAGTACTACAAGGACGCCGACCCGAACAGCCGCGTCCCCGGCCTGATGCACGTGCAGTTCGGCGAGTATCACGTGCGTGACGTCGAGTTCGTGGCCGCTTTCGATGTGGACGCCAAGAAGGTCGGCTTCGACCTCTCCGACGCCATCGGTGCCAGCGAGAACAACACGATCAAGATCTGCGACGTGCCGCCGTCGGGCGTCACCGTGCAGCGTGGGCACACCCTGGACGGTCTCGGCAAGTACTACCGCGAGACCATCGAGGAGTCGACCGACGCCCCCGTCGACGTGGTCAAGGTCCTCAAGGACCAGGCCGTCGACGTCCTCGTCTGCTACCTCCCGGTGGGCTCCGAGGACGCGGCGAAGTTCTACGCCCAGTGCGCCATCGACGCCAAGGTCGCGTTCGTCAACGCCCTCCCGGTCTTCATCGCCGGCACCAAGGAGTGGGCGGACAAGTTCACCGAGGCGGGCGTGCCGATCGTCGGCGACGACATCAAGTCGCAGGTGGGCGCCACGATCACGCACCGCGTGATGGCGAAGCTCTTCGAGGACCGCGGTGTCCTGCTCGAGCGCACCATGCAGCTGAACGTCGGCGGCAACATGGACTTCAAGAACATGTTGGAGCGCGAGCGCCTGGAGTCGAAGAAGATCTCCAAGACGCAGTCGGTCACCTCGCAGGTCGACCGCGACCTCGGCTCGGACAACGTGCACATCGGCCCGTCGGACTACGTCGCGTGGCTCGACGACCGCAAGTGGGCGTACGTGCGCCTCGAGGGTCGCGCCTTCGGCGACGTGCCGCTGAACCTGGAGTACAAGCTCGAGGTCTGGGACTCGCCGAACTCGGCCGGTGTCATCATCGACGCCGTGCGCGCGGCGAAGATCGCCAAGGACCGCGGCATCGGTGGCCCGATCCTGTCGGCGTCCTCCTACTTCATGAAGTCGCCGCCGGTGCAGTACTTCGACGACGAGGCCCGCAACGCCGTCGAGTCCTTCATCAAGGGCGACATCGAGCGCTGACCCGCTCCGCTCGACCCGCACCTCCGCGGTGCGTTCGAGTGACCGAAGGCCCGACTCCCCTCCAGGAGTCGGGCCTTCGGCGTACCCGCGGCGGTGCCCGTTTCGGGTGCGGCGTCCGCCGCCGGCTACGGTGGGCGCCGTGGCCCTCATCCGTGATCTGCGCTCGCTGCTGAAGCTGCGCGACTTCCGTCGGCTCTTCGCCACCCGGCTGACCTCGCAGCTGTCCGACGGTGCCTTCCAGGTGGCCATCGCGGGCCAGGCGTTCTTCTCGCCGGAGAAACAGACCTCGGCGGCGGACATCGCCGCCGCGTTCGCGGTGCTGCTGCTGCCCTATTCCCTGGTCGGGCCGTTCACCGGGGTCCTGCTCGACCGGTGGCGGCGGCGGCAGGTGCTGGTGCTGTGCAACCTGCTGCGGGCGGTGCTGGTCGCGCTGACCGCGGGTCTGGTGCTGCTCGGGGTGCCCGATCCGGTCTTCTACGCGGCGGCCCTGGTGGTGCTGTCGGTGAATCGGTTCGTGCTCGCCGGGTTGTCCGCGTCGCTGCCGCGCGTGGTGCCGGCCGAGCGGCTGGTGACGGCGAACTCGGTGTCGCCCACGGCAGGCACGGTGGCGGCGGCGGTCGGCGGCGGGGCCGCGGTGCTCGTGCACACGTTCCTGGCCGAGGGTTCGGGGGCCACCGCGCTGGTGATCGTGGTGTCCGGCCTGCTGTACCTGGGCTCGGCGGCGGTCGCCGCGACGATGCCGAGCGATCTGCTCGGGCCCGATCCCGACCGGGTGTTGCCGGATGTGCGCCGGGCGCTGCGCTCGGTGGCCCGGGGGCTGCGCGAGGGGGCGGTGCATGTGTGGCGGCGCCGGGCGCCCGCGCACGCGTTGGCCGCGATCACCGCGATGCGGTTCTGCTACGGCGTGCTGACCGTGATGACGGTGCTGCTGTGCCGCAACACGTTCAACGATCCGGGCGACACCGACGGCGGTCTCGCGACCTTCGGGATCACGGTGAGCGTGTCCGCGCTCGGCTTCTTCGTGGCGGCCGTGATCACGCCGGGGGTCACCGCGCGAATCGGCGTCCCGGCCTGGATCGGCGCGTGCGCGCTGGCCGGGGCGGTGTGCCAGGCGGCGCTCGGGCTGCCGTTCCTGTTCGCGCCGATGGTGGCGGGCGCCTTCCTGCTCGGGGTGACCTCGCAGGGCGCCAAGATCGGGGTGGACACGATCGTGCAGACCACCGTCGACGACGCGTACCGGGGTCGGGTGTTCTCCGTCTACGACGTGCTCTTCAACGTCGCGTTCGTCGGCGCGGCCGCGGTCGCCGCGCTCGGACTGCCCGACGACGGTCGGTCCCCGGCGGTGCTGCTGGGGGTCGCCGGGGTGTACGCGCTGACCGGAGTCCTGTACGGCCTGGCGTCGCGCCGCCACCCTCCGGTGATCATCGAGGGCTCACCGACGGGAAACGGCCGGCCGTAATATCCCTTTCATAACCGGGCGAGGCATTTGATCCGCCGTACATCCCCAAGAAATTACCCGTGGGTAGTGCAATGACGAGGCCGAGGTTCTAATCTGCACATCCAGCGATTTTCGGCACCTCTGGAGATACTCCATGTCCAACGACGCCGGTCCGGGTGAAAACAATCCTTTGCCGTACAGACCGGCATGGACCGAGAACACTCCGCCGCACGGGCACGAGCTCGCCGCCCGCGAGCCGGCGGCCCCGCACGCCCCGGTGGCCGGTCGCCCGCGGGTCGACGGGCGCGCGAGCCGGCGGGCGGCCGAACGCCCGCGGCGCGGCCGCGCGGCGCTGATCGCGACCGTGGCCGTGCTGCTGATCGGCGGCGGAACCGCCGCCGGCGGCTGGTGGTACGTGCACAAGGACGACGGCGACGGGGTCCGCGTCCACGAGGGCGACTGCCTGCGGGACAAGACGAGCATCGACGCCGACCCGGTCCCGTGCGAGGACCCGCAGGCCCGCTTCATCGTGGTCGAACGGGTCCGGGACACGACGGACACCGACGTCTGCGACTCGCTGCCGGGCGACCCGATCGCGCTGGCCTCGGATCCGGCGCAGGACCGCTTCGTACTGTGTCTCGCGGCACGAAAGTAATTCGCGTCACCTGTGAATAGCGCCTTATGCCCGTTATTCCGCTCACATTCGACCGGTGTAAGGGGAATCCCCGCTGCGCGTGTCCGGCCGGACCCCTAGTGTTCCGGACTGTCTCACCAGTCCCCTGCAACGGAGATCGCCCCCATGTCCAATCCCTTCCCGCCCGGCCCCAACGGCCCGCAGCAGCCGAACCAGGGCTGGAACCAGCAGCCCGGTCAGCAGCCGCCGCAGGGCGGGTGGCAGCAGCAGCCGGGCCAGCCGCAGCAGGACTGGGGGCAGCAGCCCGGTCAGCCGGGCGGGTTCCCGCCCGCCGGCCAGCCGGGCTTCTACGGCGGCCCGCCGCCGCCCCCGCCGCGCA includes these proteins:
- a CDS encoding MFS transporter, which produces MALIRDLRSLLKLRDFRRLFATRLTSQLSDGAFQVAIAGQAFFSPEKQTSAADIAAAFAVLLLPYSLVGPFTGVLLDRWRRRQVLVLCNLLRAVLVALTAGLVLLGVPDPVFYAAALVVLSVNRFVLAGLSASLPRVVPAERLVTANSVSPTAGTVAAAVGGGAAVLVHTFLAEGSGATALVIVVSGLLYLGSAAVAATMPSDLLGPDPDRVLPDVRRALRSVARGLREGAVHVWRRRAPAHALAAITAMRFCYGVLTVMTVLLCRNTFNDPGDTDGGLATFGITVSVSALGFFVAAVITPGVTARIGVPAWIGACALAGAVCQAALGLPFLFAPMVAGAFLLGVTSQGAKIGVDTIVQTTVDDAYRGRVFSVYDVLFNVAFVGAAAVAALGLPDDGRSPAVLLGVAGVYALTGVLYGLASRRHPPVIIEGSPTGNGRP
- a CDS encoding LppU/SCO3897 family protein: MSNDAGPGENNPLPYRPAWTENTPPHGHELAAREPAAPHAPVAGRPRVDGRASRRAAERPRRGRAALIATVAVLLIGGGTAAGGWWYVHKDDGDGVRVHEGDCLRDKTSIDADPVPCEDPQARFIVVERVRDTTDTDVCDSLPGDPIALASDPAQDRFVLCLAARK
- a CDS encoding inositol-3-phosphate synthase, with product MGSVRVAIVGVGNCAASLVQGVEYYKDADPNSRVPGLMHVQFGEYHVRDVEFVAAFDVDAKKVGFDLSDAIGASENNTIKICDVPPSGVTVQRGHTLDGLGKYYRETIEESTDAPVDVVKVLKDQAVDVLVCYLPVGSEDAAKFYAQCAIDAKVAFVNALPVFIAGTKEWADKFTEAGVPIVGDDIKSQVGATITHRVMAKLFEDRGVLLERTMQLNVGGNMDFKNMLERERLESKKISKTQSVTSQVDRDLGSDNVHIGPSDYVAWLDDRKWAYVRLEGRAFGDVPLNLEYKLEVWDSPNSAGVIIDAVRAAKIAKDRGIGGPILSASSYFMKSPPVQYFDDEARNAVESFIKGDIER